The DNA window TGATCTTTTCACCATCAAATAAAATTTCATCAGATTCAGTATCTACAATTAAACCAGCATCTTTTACTGTATTTCCATTTACCAATACAAGACCTTCTTTAATGAATTTTTTAACTTCTTTTCTCGTACCAATGCCTATATTCGATAAAAGTTTATCTATTCTCATTTTTGTCATATAAATTACCTCCAAAAAGAGTTTATGATGTAATTATAACACGAAATTTTGTATTTTTAGAGTATTATAATATTGGTTTATTCAATTCACCTTAAATTACTTGAATTATAAATTAGATAAAGTGCTGTGTCCTCTACTTTATTGTGAATATATTTCAAGTAATCGTTAAGATAAGATTATAACAAACAAAATTCAAGTAAAATTTATAATAATTAAAGTAAATCTTGCTTTATAATTAAATTCAGATGATTTATAATCTATTACAAGAAAACGATTTTAGAGGTGTTAAATTTGATGGTAATTAAAAGGAAAAAAGTGACCATGAAAGATATCGCTGAAAGGTTGAACTTATCAATTAATGCTGTGTCCCTGGCTTTAAATGACAAGGTGGGGGTGAGCGAAGAGACAAGGAAAATAGTTTTAAAAACAGCTGATGAAATGGGGTATTTTGATGAAAATCCCTCTTTTATTGCTAAAAATCACTTTAGGAATATTTGTCTATTGATTGAAGAGAGAAATTTCCGAGATACTCATTTTTATACAAAAGTAATTTTAGGTATAGAGAATGAAGCAAAGAAAAATAATTACGATATTTTAGTAAACTTCATGAATCAAGATGATTTTCAGGTACCTTCCAGTGTTGAAACAGTATGATATACCAACTGTCCTTGTAGACCATGCTTCATTTACTATAAGTACAGATGCTGTATTAACTCAAAATATGCCTGGCTCATATATGGCAACACAATATCTTATTCGAAAAGGCCATACTCAAATAGGTTTTTTTGGTGAAATAGATTTTTCTTTAAGTTTTAAAGAAAGATGGTTAAATTTTAACGAGGCGATGAGAAATGCAGGACTTAATGTAGATCCCATATTTAATGTAAATCCTGGATATTGTGTAATAGGACAGGTAGAACAATATGTTTTAAGCAAAAACTACAAAAAGGTAGCAAATATTATCTCGAAGTTAGATAAACTTACTACTGCATGGGTATGCTCCAACGACAGTGCTGCTATTGCCTTGTACAATGCATTCAGTATCTTGGGTATTAAAGTACCTGACGATATCTCTGTAGTTGGCTTTGATGATATTGATATATGTAACATTGTGACACCGCATTTGACTACTATCCGCACTCTTTCCACATTTCAATGCCATGATTTCTCGGCCAATAATTAGTTCCTATTATAAATTCATCTGCAAATTTTGCCATTTTACTACCTCCGTTGTATTATTTTAAAACAAACTGTATACCTTCTTTAAAATTCTTGCTAAAAATCATAAATAAAATAAGTATTGATTATGGTGGGAAAATTCTTGTGATTTTTATAAATCATGAAGATATAAACATTAATACTAAAATAAGTATAGGTGGAAAAACAAGAAAGAATGAGAAAATACAAGATTTAATCGGCGGAAGGCAGATTAATTTAGAAAATTTCACAATAGAGGCTAATGGAGTAGTTGCAATATTGCTGGAAAAGGGGGTATAAAGATGTTCAGGCTAACAAGACTTAGTAACAAACCTATATTGTCACCAATAAAAGAGCATGAATGGGAAAAGGAGGCTGTTTTTAATGCAGCAGTAATATATGAAGATAATAAATTCCACTTGTTTTACAGAGCTACATGTATTACGTGTATTACGGAGCAGCAGATACCCATATAGGTGTAGCAGCCATTGAAAAAGAAAAAGTAAAATTTTAAAAGGAGTGTATTAAGTGATAAAATTAAAGAGATTATCAGATAAGCCAGTATTGATGCCAAAAGCAGAAAATGAATGGGAAAGAGCAGCAGTTTTTAACACTGCAGCAATTTACGACAATGGACTGTTTCACTTGATTTACAGGGCTACTGACATTGGACCTCACGCCAAATATGGGAAATATACTTCTCGCCTGGGGTATGCAGTCAGCAAAGACGGAATTAATTTTATGAGATTAGACAAACCAGTGATGAGCAATGAGACAGAACAAGAGCTCAGAGGATTAGAAGACCCAAGGATAGTCAAAATTGACGGCATTTATTATATGATGTACACAGGTTTTGGGGACAGGTTTCATGATGACTATAGGATTTGTTTGGCTACCTCCAAAAACCTTATAGATTGGGAGAGAAAAGGAGTAGTTTTAGATGAACCTAATAAAGACGCCTCTTTATTTCCTGAAAAAATCAATGGAAAGTATGTGATGCTTCATAGAAGGTATCCAGATATATGGATTGCCTTTTCAGAAGATTTAAAAAGTTGGTATGACCATAAGCCTATCATTAAGCCAATTCCTGGAACGTGGGAAAGTGCGAGAGTCGGAATTGGAGGGCCGCCTATTAGGACAAAAGATGGTTGGTTTTTGATATACCATGCAGCTGATGACAATAATGTATATAGATTGGGAGCAGTCCTTTTAGATTTAGAAGATCCATCAAAGATTATTGCAAGGCAAAAAGAACCTATCTTAGAGCCAGAACTACAGTGGGAAAAAGAAGGATACATTCCTAATGTTGTATTTAGCTGTGGTAATGCAGTAAAAGATGATACTATTTACGTTTATTATGGGGGCGCGGATACTGTTATAGGCGTGGCGATATTAGAGATAAAAGATATCAAATTTTAGCAGGCTTTTAAAAGGCCTGTTTTTTATTTACAGAAAAGTACTTGACATGCCAAAAAGGATTAATTATAATACTTATTAGCAGCCGAATTTTAAGAGTGCTAATATATTTCTACTCTTCTTAGTTTTTATCATTCTTATAAATTATATCACTTATATCACGCCCTTCTTTTGTTTTTAAGTTTAATTTTTGAAAAACTTCATAAAGGAGGGGTCTTTTATGAAGGCGTTGTTATTGGCAGGAGGTTTGGGAACAAGGCTAAGACCTCTTACAGATGACCTGCCAAAACCAATGGTTCCTATCATGGGAAGACCTCTTTTAGAAAGGATCATTTTAAACCTTAAAAAAAGTGGAGTGGATGAAGTTGTAATAAGTACTTATTATAAGTCTCAGTACATTGAAGATTACTTCAACTCAAAAGAGGACTTAGGTGTAAAAATACACTACATTACAGAAGAATCTCCTTTAGGGACTGGTGGGGCAATAAAAAACGCCGAAAAATTTTTTGATGATACTTTCCTCATTTTAAACTCTGATATTGTCAGTGATATTGACTATGCAGATTTGATAAAATACCACAAGAGAAGAAGAGCTCAAGTAACTATTGCATCTATTGAAGTAAGAGATACTTCTCAGTACGGAGTTATAGAATTTGATAAAAAAGGCTTTATAACTGCTTTCAAAGAAAAGCCCAAACCAGGCGAGAGCAATTCTAAATATATTAACGCAGGAGTATATGTATTTGAACCTGAAGTGCTAAAAGAAGTTCCTGAAAATACAGTAGTATCTATAGAGAGGGAGACATATCCCAAACTTTTGGAAAAAGGGTATAGAATGGCTATTTATAAATTTAACGGCTATTGGATAGATATAGGTACAATAGATAAATACAAAAAAGTTCATGAGGACATTTTAAAAGGAAAATCAAGATTTGTAAGTACTACTTCCTCAAGAGGTATAATTTTAGGAGACAATGTTAAAATTCATCCTACCGCAAAAGTGATAGGACCTGCTTATATTGGAAATAATACTGAAATGGATGCCTATGCTACAGTTGGTCCGTATACAGTAATTGGGAATAACTGTCGAATAGGTCAAGAGAGCAAAGTATCTCAAAGTGTATTGTGGGATAATGTAAAAGTGTGCAGGTTTGCAAGATTAGAAAATGCAGTTGTCACCTCAGAATGTATAGTAGAGGTGAATATGGAAGTTAAAAATACAGTGTTTACAGCTAATAGATTGGCAAGTACTACGTTGATAACTTAATACTAAACAAACTAAGAAGGGGGCGTGATATGATGAGCGTATTGGGGAGAAATGTAGCATTTTTGAGCACCTATCCACCAAGAGAATGTGGCATTGCTACTTTTACTCAAGATCTAGTTAATGAAATAAAAAAGATAAAACTTATTAATTTTGCAGGAGTAATTGCAATAAACGATAATAAAACTTACGAATATGACGGCGATGTTAAATATCAGTTACAACAATTTGTGAGAGAAGATTATGTAAGATTAGCCCATGAATTAAATGTATCTGACATAGATTTGCTCATTATAGAACATGAATACGGAATATTTGGAGGAGAAAGTGGAGAGTACTTATTAGATTTGGTAGACAATTTAAATATACCCTTTGTTTTGACAGTCCACACAGTATTATCAAATCCAAATGAAAAACAACTTATGATACTTAAAGAATTAGGGGAAAAAAGCGTTAGAGTAGTGACAATGGCGAAAAATACTATACCACTTCTTGAAAAGATATATCACATACCTTCTAATAAAATCACTGTCATTCCTCACGGCGTGCCCAATCTTCCAGTATTACCCAAAGAAATATTGAAAGAAAGATATGGATTTAAAGGCAGAAGAATAATAAGCACTTTTGGCCTTATAAACCCTGGTAAAGGGATAGAGTATGGCATAGAAGCAATAAGTATTGTGGCCGAGAAATACAAAGATGTATTATACCTAATTTTAGGGCAAACCCATCCAAATATAAAGCGAGAATTTGGGGAAGAGTATAGGGAGAAACTTCAAAAACTAGTCCATGACCTTGGAGTAGAAGATAATGTAAAATTTGTGGACAAATATCTTACGAAAAGAGAAATTATAGAGTATTTAAAGATGTCAGACATATACATGACACCCTATTTAAATAAAGAACAAGCTGTAAGCGGTACTTTAGCATATGCAGCAGGTTTAGGGAAAGTGATTATTTCCACTCCCTATATGTATGCTGAAGAAATTTTAGGAGAAGGAAGAGGATTGCTTGCTAATTTCCGTGATGCAAAGTCTTTGGCTAAACATATTGAGTATATATTTGAAAACCCTGAGAAAAGGCTGCAGATAGAATCAGAAATTAAAAAATTAGGGAATACAATGATGTGGAATAACGTTGCTTACAGATATGTCATAATGATTTTGTCTGTATTGGACATTAAATCAAGGGAGGAAGTTGTGATATAGAGGAAGGGGGAATTGAAATAATGAAACTAGCAACTAAGTTTCAGCATCTTTTCAAGCTAACGGACGATACAGGCATTTTACAGCATTCCCTTTACTCTATTCCTGATTTGACAAAAGGTTATACTACTGATGACAACTCAAGGGCTATCATTGCTGCTTCAATGCTATATGAAGTTTACAAAGATGAAAAATACCTTGATCTTTTAAAGAGATACCTTTCTTTTTTGATTTATGCCCAAAACGGCAAAGGATATTTTAGAAATTTTATGAATTACAATAGAGAATTTATTGAAGAAGTTGGCTCAGAAGATTGTTTTGGCAGAACTTTATGGGCATTAGGATATTTATTAAATACTAATTTGTCTAATGGTTATCAAAGTGTTGCTGTGACATTAATCAAAAAAGCTTTGTCAAATGTAGCAAATTTAAATTCTCTTCGCGGTAATGCTTATTCGTTAATAGGATTAAGCCTTTTATGCACTTCTGATGTTACTGAAT is part of the Thermoanaerobacter uzonensis DSM 18761 genome and encodes:
- a CDS encoding glycoside hydrolase family 130 protein, which encodes MIKLKRLSDKPVLMPKAENEWERAAVFNTAAIYDNGLFHLIYRATDIGPHAKYGKYTSRLGYAVSKDGINFMRLDKPVMSNETEQELRGLEDPRIVKIDGIYYMMYTGFGDRFHDDYRICLATSKNLIDWERKGVVLDEPNKDASLFPEKINGKYVMLHRRYPDIWIAFSEDLKSWYDHKPIIKPIPGTWESARVGIGGPPIRTKDGWFLIYHAADDNNVYRLGAVLLDLEDPSKIIARQKEPILEPELQWEKEGYIPNVVFSCGNAVKDDTIYVYYGGADTVIGVAILEIKDIKF
- a CDS encoding nucleotidyltransferase family protein gives rise to the protein MKALLLAGGLGTRLRPLTDDLPKPMVPIMGRPLLERIILNLKKSGVDEVVISTYYKSQYIEDYFNSKEDLGVKIHYITEESPLGTGGAIKNAEKFFDDTFLILNSDIVSDIDYADLIKYHKRRRAQVTIASIEVRDTSQYGVIEFDKKGFITAFKEKPKPGESNSKYINAGVYVFEPEVLKEVPENTVVSIERETYPKLLEKGYRMAIYKFNGYWIDIGTIDKYKKVHEDILKGKSRFVSTTSSRGIILGDNVKIHPTAKVIGPAYIGNNTEMDAYATVGPYTVIGNNCRIGQESKVSQSVLWDNVKVCRFARLENAVVTSECIVEVNMEVKNTVFTANRLASTTLIT
- a CDS encoding glycosyltransferase family 4 protein, whose protein sequence is MMSVLGRNVAFLSTYPPRECGIATFTQDLVNEIKKIKLINFAGVIAINDNKTYEYDGDVKYQLQQFVREDYVRLAHELNVSDIDLLIIEHEYGIFGGESGEYLLDLVDNLNIPFVLTVHTVLSNPNEKQLMILKELGEKSVRVVTMAKNTIPLLEKIYHIPSNKITVIPHGVPNLPVLPKEILKERYGFKGRRIISTFGLINPGKGIEYGIEAISIVAEKYKDVLYLILGQTHPNIKREFGEEYREKLQKLVHDLGVEDNVKFVDKYLTKREIIEYLKMSDIYMTPYLNKEQAVSGTLAYAAGLGKVIISTPYMYAEEILGEGRGLLANFRDAKSLAKHIEYIFENPEKRLQIESEIKKLGNTMMWNNVAYRYVIMILSVLDIKSREEVVI